One stretch of Zhihengliuella flava DNA includes these proteins:
- a CDS encoding carbohydrate ABC transporter permease — MKLRTTGGQAPNVLGGLAATFWLLVTIVPIYYILVTSLKPRQEYFGTNPLAWPEELTFAAYGRVLENDFALYFFNSALITVVTVGVVLLISLLASYVIVRNRGALAKFSHRLFLLGIAIPIQATIIPVYYLIVQMGLYDSLLALILPGIAFAIPISVLILTNFLRDIPSSLYEAMTLDGASHWQMFVQLVLPLSKPAIMAVGIYDALQVWNGFLFPLVLTQSSEVRVLPLSLWTYQGEFAVDIPAVLAAVVLSCVPILAAYIIGRRQLVAGLTAGFSK, encoded by the coding sequence ATGAAACTGCGTACAACGGGCGGGCAAGCGCCCAACGTCCTCGGCGGCCTCGCGGCGACCTTCTGGCTCTTAGTCACCATTGTCCCGATCTACTACATCCTGGTCACCAGCCTGAAGCCGCGGCAGGAGTACTTCGGGACCAATCCGCTGGCCTGGCCCGAGGAGCTGACGTTCGCTGCCTACGGCCGCGTCCTCGAGAACGACTTCGCCCTGTACTTTTTCAACTCCGCGTTAATCACGGTGGTGACGGTCGGCGTCGTACTGCTGATCTCGCTACTGGCGAGCTACGTGATTGTCCGCAATCGCGGGGCCCTGGCGAAGTTCAGCCACCGGTTGTTCCTGCTGGGCATCGCTATCCCCATTCAGGCGACCATCATCCCCGTGTACTACCTGATTGTGCAGATGGGGCTCTACGACTCCCTGCTGGCGTTGATCCTGCCGGGCATCGCCTTCGCCATCCCCATCAGCGTCCTCATCCTCACCAACTTCCTGCGGGACATCCCCTCCTCCCTGTACGAGGCGATGACGCTGGACGGCGCCAGCCATTGGCAGATGTTTGTGCAGCTGGTGTTGCCGCTGTCCAAGCCGGCGATCATGGCGGTGGGCATCTATGACGCGCTGCAGGTGTGGAACGGATTCCTGTTCCCTTTGGTGCTGACCCAAAGTTCAGAGGTGCGGGTCCTGCCGCTGTCCCTCTGGACGTATCAGGGCGAGTTCGCGGTGGACATTCCGGCGGTGCTGGCCGCCGTCGTCCTCTCCTGTGTACCCATCCTCGCCGCGTATATCATCGGCCGCCGCCAGCTGGTGGCGGGCCTGACGGCCGGCTTTAGCAAGTAA
- a CDS encoding glycoside hydrolase family 3 N-terminal domain-containing protein: protein MSNSVSTPSATAVWREPGRPIAERVEALMSEMSVEEKVAQLGSSWIRPAERNNDGDANVAPMEDTFSGGVSFEEEIDGGLGQITRAFGSAPLDPTEGRARLADLQRQVVAANRFGIPALAHEECLTGFTTLGATCYPASIAWGASWDAELVRTMAGNIGADMHQVGVHLGLSPVLDVVRDYRWGRVEETLGEDPHLVSELSTAYVQGLQGSGVHATLKHFAGYAASRAGRNHAPVPMGHREFEDVILPPFERAVREGGVKSVMNSYSDIDGEAPAASHRLLTHVLRERWGFTGTVVSDYWAVSFLETMHRIAEDQDEAGIISLAAGMDVELPETNAFRNLAQAVADGRLTADVLDTAVRRVLTQKAELGLLDDDWDPEGAWDGETVDFDSAANRAHARRMAEESIILLKNDGVLPLAAPPATAGGDAGSAPRIAVVGPSASQPRTHLGCYSFTNHVLSRFFGEDEHGIEIASILDSLRESLAGAEIAYERGVDFTDPDEAGIAAAVEAAQNAEIAVVTVGDLAGLFGRGTSGEGCDVVDLNLPGQQADLVEAVLATGTPTVLVLVTGRPYSLGAFADRAAAIVQAFMPGEEGGHAVANVLTGAVNPSGKLPVQIPDHVGGQPGTYLTPPLGWFSDGVSNLDPRPLYPFGYGLSYTTFAVQDLGLSASEIAADGTVEISATVTNTGERDGAEVVQLYLQDKVASVVRPRRWLTGFAKVRLAAGESRRVTFTVHADRTSFTGADHRRIVEPGLFGVELGTSSEDLPLTGAFTITGSVREVPEGRVMDTPVTVA, encoded by the coding sequence ATGAGCAACTCAGTGAGCACCCCGTCCGCCACGGCCGTGTGGCGCGAGCCCGGGCGGCCGATCGCCGAGCGCGTCGAGGCGTTGATGAGCGAGATGTCGGTGGAGGAGAAGGTCGCCCAGCTGGGCTCGTCCTGGATCCGCCCCGCCGAGCGCAATAACGACGGCGACGCCAACGTGGCGCCGATGGAGGACACGTTCTCCGGTGGCGTGAGTTTTGAGGAGGAGATCGACGGCGGCCTCGGCCAGATCACCCGCGCGTTCGGTTCGGCGCCCCTGGATCCCACCGAGGGACGGGCCCGGCTGGCTGATCTGCAGCGCCAGGTGGTGGCCGCGAACCGCTTCGGCATTCCGGCGCTGGCGCACGAGGAGTGCCTGACCGGCTTCACCACGCTGGGCGCCACCTGCTACCCCGCGTCGATCGCGTGGGGCGCCAGCTGGGACGCGGAACTAGTGCGGACGATGGCCGGGAACATCGGCGCGGACATGCACCAGGTCGGGGTGCACCTGGGGCTCTCCCCCGTGCTCGACGTCGTGCGGGACTACCGCTGGGGCCGGGTCGAGGAGACGCTCGGCGAGGACCCGCACCTGGTCTCGGAGCTGTCCACGGCCTACGTGCAGGGCCTGCAGGGCTCCGGCGTGCACGCGACGCTGAAGCACTTCGCCGGCTACGCGGCCTCCCGCGCCGGGCGCAACCACGCACCCGTGCCGATGGGCCATCGCGAGTTCGAGGACGTGATCCTTCCTCCGTTCGAGCGCGCGGTCCGCGAGGGCGGCGTGAAGTCCGTCATGAACTCGTACTCGGACATCGACGGCGAGGCGCCCGCGGCCAGCCACCGCCTGCTCACCCACGTGCTGCGGGAGCGCTGGGGGTTCACGGGCACGGTGGTCTCCGACTACTGGGCCGTTAGCTTCCTCGAAACGATGCACCGCATCGCGGAGGACCAGGACGAGGCTGGCATCATCTCCCTCGCCGCCGGCATGGACGTGGAACTGCCGGAGACCAATGCGTTCCGCAACCTGGCGCAGGCCGTGGCCGATGGCCGCCTCACCGCCGACGTACTCGACACGGCCGTGCGCCGCGTGCTGACCCAGAAGGCGGAGCTCGGCCTGCTGGACGACGACTGGGATCCCGAGGGCGCTTGGGACGGCGAGACCGTGGACTTCGATTCGGCGGCCAACCGCGCCCACGCCCGGCGGATGGCCGAGGAGTCCATCATCTTGCTCAAGAACGACGGCGTCCTGCCGCTAGCCGCCCCGCCCGCCACCGCCGGGGGCGACGCGGGCAGCGCGCCCCGCATCGCTGTCGTCGGGCCGTCCGCCTCCCAGCCCCGCACCCACTTGGGCTGCTACTCCTTCACCAATCACGTGCTGTCCCGCTTTTTCGGCGAGGACGAGCACGGGATCGAGATCGCCTCGATCCTTGACTCCCTGCGGGAGTCGCTGGCCGGCGCGGAGATCGCGTACGAGCGCGGCGTGGACTTCACCGACCCGGACGAGGCGGGCATCGCGGCGGCCGTCGAGGCCGCGCAGAACGCGGAGATCGCGGTGGTGACCGTGGGCGACTTGGCCGGGCTGTTCGGGCGCGGAACCTCGGGCGAGGGGTGCGACGTCGTCGACCTCAACCTGCCCGGCCAACAGGCGGACCTGGTGGAGGCCGTGCTGGCCACCGGTACGCCGACCGTGCTGGTGCTGGTCACGGGACGCCCCTACTCGCTGGGGGCGTTCGCGGACCGCGCGGCGGCGATCGTGCAGGCGTTCATGCCGGGCGAGGAAGGCGGCCACGCCGTGGCCAACGTGCTGACCGGTGCGGTGAACCCGTCCGGCAAGCTGCCCGTGCAGATCCCGGACCACGTGGGCGGGCAGCCGGGCACGTACCTGACGCCGCCGCTGGGCTGGTTCTCCGACGGCGTCTCCAATCTGGATCCGCGGCCGCTGTACCCGTTCGGCTACGGCCTGTCCTACACCACGTTCGCGGTGCAGGATCTGGGCCTCTCCGCCTCGGAGATCGCGGCCGACGGCACTGTGGAGATCTCCGCGACCGTGACGAACACGGGCGAACGCGACGGCGCTGAGGTGGTGCAGCTCTACCTGCAGGACAAAGTGGCGTCCGTGGTGCGCCCGCGCCGCTGGCTGACCGGGTTCGCCAAGGTGCGCCTGGCCGCGGGCGAGTCACGGCGCGTGACCTTCACGGTGCACGCGGACCGGACCTCCTTCACGGGGGCTGATCACCGCCGGATCGTGGAGCCCGGCCTCTTCGGCGTGGAGCTTGGCACCAGCAGTGAGGACCTGCCGCTGACCGGGGCGTTCACGATCACCGGCAGCGTGCGCGAGGTCCCGGAGGGCCGCGTGATGGACACTCCGGTGACCGTCGCCTGA
- the ykgO gene encoding type B 50S ribosomal protein L36 → MKVRNSLKALKKQPGAQIVRRRGRVFVINKKNPRLKARQG, encoded by the coding sequence ATGAAGGTTCGCAACTCACTCAAGGCCCTGAAGAAGCAGCCGGGCGCGCAGATCGTGCGGCGCCGCGGCCGAGTCTTCGTCATCAACAAAAAGAACCCACGCCTCAAGGCGCGCCAGGGCTAA
- a CDS encoding extracellular solute-binding protein has translation MSFQQHQNRRTSRPRRLRRTVLASAALIAPLALSACGGAQPGGAGGDNGEGGFSAWTLTGSQQDAFQASFDAWNEANPEQQISSEFFANDAYKEKIRTAVGAGNAPTLIFNWSGGTLADYVANGNVVDLTGHVDDLEERAIEAIEKGGEVDGKQYAVPNNSTQPVVLYINEKLFDQVGVEPPTTWEETLEVVEAFKAEGITPFAVAGQSQWPYLMWIQYLTDRIGGPEVFNAIANNEPDAWSHPAVAEALTKIQELVDAGGFGDSFGSVVADANADAALVHTDKAAMLLQGSWVYAGFKADAPEWYEEGNLGFAPFPTIAGGAGDPANIVGNPANFWAVSADASEEAQQAAFDYLNEYTLNEESIDEFISLGLVPSTDGAEEAIAASEDADFLEYAYSMVQDAPNFQLSWDQALAPDQAQELLTNLSQIFQGSITPDQFVENMNATIK, from the coding sequence ATGTCGTTCCAGCAGCACCAGAATCGCCGCACCAGCCGGCCGCGCCGGCTCCGCCGCACCGTCCTCGCCTCGGCGGCCTTGATCGCCCCGCTCGCCCTCTCCGCCTGCGGTGGAGCCCAGCCCGGCGGTGCCGGCGGGGACAACGGCGAGGGCGGCTTCTCCGCCTGGACGCTGACCGGATCCCAGCAGGACGCTTTCCAGGCGTCGTTCGATGCCTGGAATGAGGCCAACCCGGAACAACAGATCTCCTCCGAATTCTTCGCCAACGACGCCTACAAGGAGAAGATCCGCACGGCCGTCGGCGCCGGCAACGCCCCCACCCTGATCTTCAACTGGTCCGGCGGCACGCTCGCCGACTACGTCGCCAACGGCAACGTCGTGGACCTCACCGGGCACGTGGATGACCTGGAGGAGCGCGCCATCGAGGCGATCGAGAAGGGCGGCGAAGTGGACGGCAAGCAGTATGCCGTGCCGAACAACTCCACCCAGCCCGTGGTGCTCTACATCAACGAGAAGCTCTTTGACCAGGTCGGCGTCGAACCGCCGACGACGTGGGAGGAGACGTTGGAGGTCGTGGAGGCCTTCAAGGCCGAGGGCATCACCCCGTTCGCCGTCGCCGGGCAGAGCCAGTGGCCCTACCTGATGTGGATCCAGTACCTGACTGACCGCATCGGCGGCCCGGAAGTCTTCAACGCCATCGCCAACAACGAGCCGGACGCGTGGAGCCACCCGGCCGTCGCGGAGGCCCTGACCAAGATTCAGGAGCTCGTCGACGCCGGCGGGTTCGGAGACTCCTTCGGCTCGGTGGTCGCCGACGCCAATGCCGACGCCGCGCTGGTGCACACGGACAAGGCCGCGATGCTCCTGCAGGGCTCGTGGGTCTACGCCGGCTTCAAGGCCGATGCCCCTGAGTGGTACGAGGAAGGCAACCTGGGTTTCGCCCCGTTCCCCACCATTGCGGGCGGCGCGGGAGATCCGGCCAACATCGTCGGCAACCCGGCCAATTTCTGGGCCGTGTCCGCCGATGCCTCCGAGGAGGCCCAGCAGGCCGCGTTCGACTACCTCAACGAATACACGCTCAACGAGGAGTCCATCGACGAGTTCATTAGCCTCGGGCTCGTCCCCTCCACCGACGGCGCCGAGGAGGCCATCGCAGCCAGCGAGGATGCCGACTTCTTGGAGTACGCGTACTCCATGGTGCAGGACGCCCCGAACTTCCAGCTCTCCTGGGACCAGGCGCTGGCTCCCGATCAGGCGCAGGAACTGCTGACCAACCTCTCGCAGATCTTCCAGGGCTCCATCACCCCGGACCAGTTCGTCGAGAACATGAACGCGACGATCAAGTAA
- a CDS encoding carbohydrate ABC transporter permease, producing the protein MSSTTVPSRPRQRRRTSTGPSTWMLAPALIFFTVFALIPLLGVAVLSLMNWDGLGTPTFAGFANWRTVFSDPVTLHAMWLTFAMTVLTYITQAPISILLGVFMAGNEKYRAVYSVLYFLPLLFSAAAVGIAFKALLDPNFGLSNAFNIPLLSQDWLGSTDLVFYVLIFVIAWCFVPFHSLLYQAGVKQIPTSMYEAAMLDGAGRVRTFFSVTLPQIKYTVITSSTLMIVGSLTYFDLVFVMTNGGPGNATRILPLDMYLTGFRSYQMGPASAIAVILVVVGLVISLLLNRLSGSDKMESQQEGA; encoded by the coding sequence ATGAGTTCCACCACTGTTCCCTCGCGCCCGCGCCAGCGGCGGAGGACGAGCACGGGGCCGAGCACCTGGATGCTCGCCCCGGCCCTGATCTTCTTCACGGTCTTCGCTCTGATTCCGCTGCTCGGCGTGGCCGTGCTGTCCCTCATGAACTGGGACGGCCTCGGCACGCCGACGTTCGCCGGGTTCGCCAACTGGCGCACCGTCTTCTCGGACCCCGTCACGCTGCACGCGATGTGGCTGACGTTCGCCATGACCGTGCTGACCTACATCACCCAGGCCCCGATTTCCATCCTGTTGGGCGTTTTCATGGCCGGGAATGAGAAGTACCGGGCCGTGTACTCCGTGCTGTATTTCCTGCCGCTGTTGTTCTCGGCGGCCGCCGTCGGCATCGCCTTCAAGGCGCTGCTGGACCCGAACTTTGGCCTGTCCAATGCCTTCAACATCCCGCTGCTGAGCCAAGACTGGCTCGGCAGCACGGATCTGGTGTTTTACGTACTGATCTTCGTCATCGCGTGGTGCTTCGTGCCCTTCCACTCCCTGCTGTACCAGGCGGGCGTCAAGCAGATCCCCACCTCCATGTATGAGGCGGCCATGCTCGACGGCGCCGGGCGCGTGCGGACGTTCTTCTCCGTGACTTTGCCACAGATCAAGTACACCGTGATCACCAGCTCCACGCTCATGATCGTCGGCTCGCTGACCTACTTCGACCTGGTGTTCGTCATGACCAACGGCGGGCCGGGCAACGCGACCCGCATCCTGCCGCTGGACATGTACCTCACCGGATTCCGTAGCTACCAGATGGGCCCGGCGAGCGCGATCGCCGTGATCTTGGTGGTGGTGGGCCTCGTGATCTCCCTGTTGCTGAACCGGCTCAGCGGCTCGGACAAGATGGAAAGCCAGCAGGAGGGCGCGTGA
- a CDS encoding LacI family DNA-binding transcriptional regulator, with amino-acid sequence MAKPRLIDVAQASGVSVSTASKALNGRADISEESRRKITKTAADMGYSSPPRVSQRQAPPRLTVVFDHFSSPYAVGILSGAVHASKRAGVELVTTTIVGDSATHRVLSTAWMRELVAQGSRGLIVVTAPVSDARVRWCQQNRLPLILIDPAAPNHEHVVAIGSTNWNGGKQAAQHLLELGHRRIGMVTGPLESIPAGERLQGFRSAMQMAGCAVDEDLVTGGGFTPESGRVAALKMLTRPERPSAIFAVSDDVALGVLRAAEELGLSVPQDLSVIGFDDTSAASWMSPPLTTIRQPLASMGQVAVERALALSNDPERFAHPFQLETRLVTRKSTAAPPGRAG; translated from the coding sequence ATGGCGAAACCGCGCTTGATCGACGTGGCCCAGGCGTCCGGGGTGTCCGTGTCCACGGCCTCCAAGGCGCTCAATGGCCGCGCTGACATCAGCGAGGAGAGTCGCCGAAAAATTACGAAAACCGCTGCGGACATGGGGTACTCAAGTCCGCCCCGAGTTTCGCAGCGGCAGGCGCCGCCCCGGCTCACGGTGGTCTTCGATCACTTCAGCAGCCCCTACGCGGTGGGCATCCTCAGTGGGGCCGTGCACGCGTCCAAGCGCGCCGGCGTCGAGCTGGTGACGACCACCATCGTGGGCGATTCGGCCACCCACCGGGTCCTCTCCACAGCGTGGATGCGGGAGCTCGTGGCACAGGGCAGCCGCGGGCTGATTGTGGTGACCGCGCCCGTCTCCGATGCGCGGGTGCGCTGGTGTCAGCAGAACCGGCTGCCGCTCATTCTCATTGACCCCGCGGCCCCGAACCACGAGCACGTGGTGGCGATCGGCTCCACCAACTGGAACGGCGGCAAGCAAGCGGCTCAGCACCTGCTCGAGCTGGGTCACCGGCGGATTGGCATGGTGACGGGCCCCTTGGAGTCGATCCCGGCCGGCGAACGCCTTCAGGGCTTCCGCTCCGCCATGCAGATGGCCGGGTGCGCGGTGGACGAGGACCTCGTGACCGGCGGCGGGTTCACGCCGGAGTCCGGCCGCGTGGCCGCGCTCAAGATGCTCACCCGGCCGGAGCGGCCGAGCGCCATCTTTGCGGTGTCCGACGACGTCGCCCTCGGTGTGCTGCGCGCAGCGGAGGAGCTGGGGCTCAGCGTGCCGCAAGACCTCTCCGTGATCGGGTTCGACGACACGTCCGCGGCGTCGTGGATGTCGCCGCCGCTGACCACCATCCGCCAGCCGCTGGCCTCCATGGGCCAAGTCGCGGTGGAGCGTGCCCTCGCGCTGTCCAACGACCCGGAGCGCTTTGCGCACCCCTTCCAGCTGGAAACCCGTCTGGTCACGCGCAAGTCCACGGCCGCACCGCCGGGGCGGGCGGGCTAG
- a CDS encoding GTP-binding protein produces the protein MRDVVLVVGACAPERREHARKISTARQATIAAGALPARHAPREAVAAGFDDLAATVHLLERHNPGGSVVIDLPLELPVTDAIGFVSDGSFAGELADVVCVVDAAHVLEDLFDDAYAVDLVARALLTVQQIEYASVILLTNAESLTGPELSAVSSLISHLAPTAHLAMDVDRWLGDDRRAHEAPEPGLRPGWIQQLNAAEPSARAPRVIDPRIAALRYHRIRPFHPARLRAALDDLGDGAAGQIIRSSGFARLATREHITAHWEQVGQMFDLLPIQRDDADAEESVSLGQDIVFTGFLLNAGELVRVLDAALLTDAEFLAGHAAWCQYEDPFPAWVQVHDAADD, from the coding sequence ATGCGCGACGTCGTCCTTGTTGTGGGTGCGTGTGCGCCGGAACGGCGAGAACACGCCCGAAAGATCAGCACTGCGCGGCAGGCGACTATCGCTGCCGGGGCGTTGCCTGCCCGGCACGCACCCCGCGAGGCCGTGGCGGCCGGCTTTGACGACCTCGCTGCCACCGTGCATCTGCTCGAACGCCACAACCCCGGCGGATCCGTGGTGATCGACCTGCCACTTGAGCTGCCGGTCACGGACGCCATTGGGTTCGTCAGCGATGGCTCCTTCGCCGGCGAGCTGGCCGACGTGGTGTGCGTTGTCGATGCCGCGCACGTGCTGGAGGACCTCTTCGACGACGCCTACGCTGTCGATCTGGTGGCGCGAGCGCTTCTGACCGTCCAGCAAATCGAGTACGCCTCGGTCATCCTGTTGACCAACGCGGAGTCGCTGACCGGGCCGGAGCTTTCCGCGGTGAGCAGCCTCATCAGCCACTTAGCCCCGACCGCCCACCTCGCCATGGACGTGGACCGCTGGCTCGGGGATGATCGGCGGGCCCATGAAGCACCGGAGCCCGGCCTGCGCCCCGGGTGGATCCAGCAGCTGAATGCCGCTGAACCATCCGCCCGTGCGCCACGCGTGATCGACCCGCGCATCGCGGCCCTTCGGTATCACCGCATCCGCCCGTTCCACCCGGCGCGCTTGCGCGCAGCCCTCGATGATCTGGGCGACGGCGCCGCGGGGCAGATCATCCGCTCCTCGGGTTTCGCGCGGCTCGCCACGCGAGAGCACATCACGGCGCACTGGGAGCAGGTGGGTCAGATGTTTGATCTCCTCCCGATCCAGCGGGACGACGCCGACGCGGAGGAGAGCGTGAGCCTCGGCCAAGACATTGTCTTCACGGGCTTCCTCCTTAATGCCGGTGAACTCGTCCGCGTTCTCGACGCGGCGCTTCTGACCGACGCAGAGTTTCTGGCGGGTCACGCCGCGTGGTGCCAGTACGAGGATCCGTTCCCCGCGTGGGTTCAGGTGCACGACGCCGCCGACGACTGA
- the xylB gene encoding xylulokinase, with product MSRTLVAGIDSSTQSTKVLLVDADTGEVVDEARAQHPDGTEVDPQAWLDALDAAGAGLLERADAVAVGGQQHGLVALDENNQVVRDALLWNDTRSAGAAEDLIAEMGGPQACAEATGSLLVPSITSTKLRWVRDHEPDNAARIKRVLLPHDYLTWHLNADKTRFTTDRGDASGTGYYSTAQNAWDPALAEAALGHAFELPEVAEPHAVVGQTAWGAKIAPGTGDNMAAALGLNLKRGDVSLSVGTSGVAAMVSPTPTADATGLVAGFADATGQYLPLACTLNAARILDFGARILGVDHAELAQLALESVPGAHGVTLLPYLDGERTPNRPDATGTLVGLTTATSRADLARACVEGLLCSLADAVEYLEEATGTSAERIFLIGGGAKSAAVRELAPSILGRDVVVPPEREYVALGAARQAAWALTGREPEWEVAGEKIYSAEATPEVLAQYRALKENTAGW from the coding sequence ATGAGCCGCACGCTAGTTGCAGGAATTGATTCGTCCACCCAATCCACCAAGGTCTTGCTGGTTGATGCCGACACCGGTGAGGTGGTCGACGAGGCCCGGGCCCAGCATCCCGATGGCACGGAGGTGGACCCGCAGGCCTGGCTGGACGCGCTGGATGCCGCCGGTGCCGGGCTCCTGGAGCGGGCGGACGCGGTGGCCGTCGGTGGGCAGCAGCACGGGCTCGTGGCGTTGGACGAGAACAACCAAGTGGTCCGCGACGCGTTGCTGTGGAATGACACGCGTTCCGCCGGCGCTGCGGAGGACCTGATCGCCGAGATGGGCGGGCCACAGGCCTGCGCCGAGGCAACCGGATCGCTGCTGGTGCCGTCCATCACCTCCACCAAGCTGCGCTGGGTGCGGGACCATGAGCCGGACAACGCGGCGCGGATCAAGCGCGTATTGTTGCCGCACGACTACCTGACGTGGCACCTGAACGCGGACAAGACCCGCTTCACCACGGACCGCGGCGACGCGTCCGGGACCGGTTACTACTCGACGGCGCAGAACGCGTGGGACCCGGCGCTCGCCGAGGCCGCGTTGGGGCACGCGTTCGAGTTGCCCGAGGTGGCCGAGCCGCACGCCGTGGTGGGCCAGACGGCGTGGGGTGCGAAGATCGCCCCCGGCACGGGGGACAACATGGCTGCGGCGCTGGGGCTGAACCTCAAGCGCGGCGACGTCTCGCTGTCCGTGGGAACCTCCGGGGTGGCGGCGATGGTGTCCCCGACGCCGACCGCCGACGCGACGGGGCTGGTGGCCGGATTCGCGGACGCCACCGGGCAGTACCTGCCGCTGGCGTGCACGCTGAACGCGGCGCGCATCCTCGATTTTGGGGCGCGGATCCTTGGTGTGGACCACGCCGAGCTGGCCCAGTTGGCACTGGAGTCGGTGCCGGGCGCGCACGGCGTGACGCTGCTGCCGTATTTGGACGGCGAGCGGACGCCCAACCGGCCGGACGCCACCGGAACGCTGGTGGGGCTCACCACCGCGACGAGCCGGGCGGATCTTGCGCGGGCGTGCGTCGAGGGGCTGCTGTGCTCGCTTGCGGACGCCGTGGAATACCTCGAGGAGGCCACCGGGACGAGCGCCGAGCGGATCTTCCTGATTGGCGGCGGCGCGAAGTCGGCCGCGGTGCGGGAACTGGCGCCGTCGATCCTGGGGCGCGACGTCGTCGTCCCCCCGGAACGTGAATACGTGGCGCTGGGTGCCGCGCGTCAGGCCGCGTGGGCGCTGACCGGGCGTGAACCCGAGTGGGAAGTGGCGGGGGAGAAGATCTACTCGGCCGAGGCGACGCCGGAGGTGCTGGCGCAGTACCGCGCGCTGAAAGAGAACACCGCCGGCTGGTGA